A genome region from Mercenaria mercenaria strain notata chromosome 11, MADL_Memer_1, whole genome shotgun sequence includes the following:
- the LOC128546880 gene encoding complement C1q tumor necrosis factor-related protein 6-like, translating into MKMLMEIVVSVALCVFVSASEPECSRFHYEEKTLEKIIKTEIYVDKIKSETETMQQRMSDKLDGIQEDWEKTKNELNDAKADSRKAVEEIKESISTIQAVGFLAHDITKTAISDGDTLVFKTTHFDVGSSYNNETGIFVAPVAGIYMFTLQLCIASSRYVHFEIDTKKGPILKGCFIDDGSSYNGCQTATTVAELGIKEPVWIKKASSSSNIVFRGDSDIWNSLSGALISAVTK; encoded by the exons ATGAAGATGTTGATGGAAATAGTTGTGTCCGTGGCTTTGTGCGTTTTTGTGAGCGCAAGCGAACCGGAATGTTCAAGATTTCATTATGAAGAGAAAACGCTTGAAAAGattattaaaactgaaatatatgtgGACAAAATAAAATCGGAGACTGAAACCATGCAGCAAAGAATGTCCGATAAACTGGATGGAATTCAAGAAGACTGGGAGAAAACGAAGAATGAACTAAATGATGCGAAGGCAGACAGTAGGAAAGCTGTGGAAGAAATCAAAGAAA GTATTTCAACCATTCAAGCAGTAGGCTTCCTGGCACACGATATAACGAAAACTGCGATAAGCGATGGTGACACACTTGTATTTAAGACGACACACTTTGACGTCGGTTCCAGCTACAACAACGAAACTGGAATCTTCGTAGCACCTGTGGCCGGAATCTATATGTTTACCTTGCAGCTGTGTATTGCATCAAGCAGATACGTTCACTTTGAAATTGACACGAAAAAGGGTCCTATTCTAAAAGGCTGCTTCATAGACGACGGAAGTAGCTACAATGGTTGCCAAACAGCTACAACTGTTGCAGAACTGGGAATAAAGGAACCTGTATGGATAAAGAAAGCATCATCCAGCAGTAATATTGTTTTCAGGGGGGACTCAGACATATGGAATAGCTTGTCTGGTGCTCTGATTAGCGCAGTtacaaaatag